The segment gttttgccaatcagcaaacagttgcgagtggtgacgcagaactcacgcgcggagtccattgtggtccatataattgtagttcaaccgcagcggaaataaacatggcgacggaagaacgctagaagctatccatgaagttgtctcaactctggagatcattacacaattaaaacaagagcaagaggaatgcctcgtcaattttgttagtggcaaggatgtcgtagctctccttccaactgtctttgggaaaagtttgatttatcaaatggtaccggtataatgaaagtggatgtgggaagcgtgattcgcgagctagagcctcacgagagtaagcatgaacctcggcgcattacctacgtcctttctaaacattactgattggttaagggaactccaatgaatttaagttgctgagtaaggtcccaccctccatggaaacggattcctcttgggtttttccagactgtttgacggagtcaacagtcggctttcgcccaggctaagtCTCCCTAGCCAAAATAAGCAAACTGGGTAATTTAGGAGTCTGTTGGTAGTTCCAAATTTACTTAACTTTAGAATTAGGAATTAAGAGTAAGTAAGCTACTTTGCTTTTGGCCACTTTCAGTGCTGCAgacagttttctttttctttgcaaacTCTTTGCCTCGACACAACCTGTTTCACAGGTCTTTGGACGGTTCAGTTATCAATTCTGCAATTGCAGAATAGCTTTGAAAAACAGTTTGTGTTTTGCTTgatttagattttaaaaaaagtgtaGGAACATGATCACTGTACAGCTTGGTTGTGATTGttggtaaataaataaacagtggTGGGATTTCGCTCTTATGTTAATCTACTGTACAAGAGAATTGGATTTCTGACCCAGCTAAAGCATTTTCCCCCCTCTGTCTAAATAGCAGGTGCTTTTTCCGCAGAGGATAGTTGCATCAGATAAAGCTCATGACCGTGTCATCATTTCCGATACTAGTCTAAACAAGACTTCGTAGGGAACTCTAACAATTTTGCAGGTGTTAGGGCAATAAATTCGCATGATGAGTGTTGGAGTGATTATCTGTTTGTCTGAGCTCAGTCACACCTCTGGAGCTGGAATGGAATTTTTCATTGTACAAACTTGTTTTTTCTCTGAttgacagtttttttcttttaccttgATTGTCCGATTCCACCACGAGTCTCCTATACATTGAGTTGGGAAAACAGACAGCTAGGCCAGCTCTACCGCCACATCTTGTGTGTTTGGAATAATGTCATCCCTATATGAACTCAgtttaacagaaaaaaagaagataacaGACTGTGATATTTCGACTTCTAAAATTCAAATAACATGTAGATCAAAGACTGATATATTTGCTCAGTATAAGCCAAAAATGGACAAACAGACTGTTACAAATATCACAATTGTATATCTTTATCTGTATTTATACATATGCCTGTAAGATGGTGTCTACAAATTAGTGTGTGCACATGAGACCAGTGTTGCCCCAGATGCCTGGTGGACTGGTCCCAGTAAGAATGAAGCTCATATAAACAGGCTTGGTCGTTCCCACGTCTCTGTTTACACTGGGAGACCCTGGAGCAGCTTTACCAGAGCACTGGATTCCCTGCATACAGCAAACTCACACACCATTCATCACCATTTCATACAGAAAACACTTACACGTAATTTATAGCATACAGATACACTGTGTGTGTTGAAGTCGGGATTTGCCTATGCACACGATAAATTACAGATATGTACAAACCACTTCCCCTCACTTTTATCATTTAGACCTCTCTCTTGTAGTATTTTCTGTCATTTCCAGCCAGTTGCAGCCTATCTGATCAACATCAGGTGGGATGATCGTCATCCTTTTAGTTtctgttaagaaaaaaaaaagaactgataAACATTTGACTCGCAGCCATCAAATACTGATCTCAGCTTTGCAACACTGCCACAAAGACTCTCAAAAGCTTTAACTTTTGCTCTCTAAGTCCTTTTGAAATGGGTCTGTGATGTAGGCCCAACATAAACAGAACACTGGGGTCCTAACAAACACACCCAGTTTACAGGCAAAAGTGAGCTATCCCTAACAGCAaatctctgtttttttccttttctctagAAATGTTGCATGTTCTTGGTAAACATCGATGACATTTAAAGGCAGGAAGAACCCTTCAATAGAGGCCATAAAGAAGTTCATCTGGGAGCTTGGAATAAACTAGATGACTTTTATGTGACATTTTCTATCCATGAGAATTCATGGATAGGAAACCTCAACACCTCAATAATGTTCCAATTTAGAGAAAATATTCAACATTTCCTCATGAGTCATTATATGAGTCATGTTTGATAAGTAGCAACATGAGAGGTAAACCGTACACTTTGTATGgccacttaaaaaaagaaagaatttagTTGTATACAActaagttagttttttttatgatttctgttttgtttttgtgaaaggttttgtctttttatttttttggtttattttatGGGTTTTCAAGTCTTGGTGGCTTTTTTAAgccctttttttgtctgtttgctaTAGTTTGTTGTGTTCTCTAAGATTGTGTCCAActggtttttaatttttttgcactttttccAGTGCTGTTGTGTTTCTGACATTGGAGCTGctgcacatacagacacaaacacCGATTTTCCCATGGGTATAAAtatattattcattttttcaCTTTCTCTGTCTCGTTAACACACTCTCACAAAGTAATGGACTATCAATTTACTCAGGGACATATTTGCATCTCGTAAGTCATAAGTGCTTGCATCTGTGGGTTTATATGTTGTATCTTATGACGTAATGAGAATAGGAGCATTGTTCCCCTGGGAATAGTCTGCCCCAGTGATAtgcagccaaacaaactgtaaacatactCCTGAGGCTTGAGTCAGTCATctcacaacacacacaaacacatgcacaccatTAATGCGAGTGGTCTGACTTTCCTAACTTGCTCTAAATCTAAACCTTTATCGTAAACAACTTGGGACAACTGAACAAGGCTCTTGAGCGGGATGGATGTGGATTACAAGGCTATATTTCACCAAGAGAAGCCCAGGAGGATTTaatgagaggaggagagagacagTTTGGTAACCAGGGAGggagaacaataacaacaaggatgaatcataaagaagttattttgctgttttgtttggGAGAAGGCCAGGCGGGAGAAGTGTTTGTAGTGGTCTGAGATGAAGAGTGAGTTGCAGCACACAATGCACAAATGTTCATAAGCAAGCAATAAGTCATGGACATCGTCACATACAAACTAGAACATAaatcacgcacacacacacacacacacacacacacacaaacctgtgCTTGCTTTAAGCCACCTTATTTTGTAAAGGTGTCATTCTTTTCAGTTAAATGTTCATGTAGTGCTGTGCAAAAGCATGACAAGCACAGAAAAACCCAAAAACTGTCATAAAGGCATTATAAGTGTCCCTAAAGGTCACGAGTATTATACCACATATTACTAGGACGGCATTCATTGACTGAATTTATTTGTGGGCCCCAAAAGCAGCTGCAAATGATCTATTTGATAACACAAACACTGATAACACTTAAAACGTTActccttctgtttttttgtaGTCTATCCAAACTTCCCCGTGGAGCATTTTTATAAGCAGATGTGATGAGTTTCCTTGGAATATTCACTATTCCTCAAAGTTTAAAAGTCATCACTTCATAAATAATGTAAAAGTTTACACATTGTTGTCTGGAAATTATGTTAACAAATGCCTGTTAATTCTAATATTGGCAGACATAGAGAAATGAGTCAAGATagggatttctttttttgtcagttccAAATTTATGATTGAAaatctttactttgtaatatcAAACTTTGTCCAGATCAAGATTAACAATGATCTTGTTTGCTCGTACAGGACTGGACTTTTCCGTCCCTTACCTGTGTCAAAATTATGCAAGCCTCCACATTGCTTATTTTTCGTGTCCCATTcatttcagctgtttttttaataatttttttttaccaggttTGACGCAGCAACTGTTTTtccattttatcttattttctttaaaagataCATGTCGTGTAGTAAGTCACAAAAGCTGTTTGTGTTATGTTACTGGAAACGactttctttaatgtttttttgttgtattttgaaaATTGTAAGCCGGAAGTTAGTGTTCCTTTGAAGTCATCGCAAGGTCAACTGGGATTATTTTGAAAGGACAAAGCGGAAAGTGGCATATGTTGCTGGGGAGCTGCAAAGGAAGAGGTTTGGCAACAATTATTTCCAATTGACTGACTTATTAATAACTGCACCAGGGTAGCTAAAAAGGTACCTCAAGACTTAAAGCAAACATTGCATATGCCCATATGTCTCCGTTTGTACTCGAAGCTTCTTGAAAATGGTGGAGTTCGTCCTCAGTTTATCATTAGAAAGCTAGGCTGCTAGCTACCAATGCTAACAACTTTTCATTCATTACTACCTGTGTATTCCTCTTTGTTGCTAGCTAACGGCTAGCTTTCCTAACAACAATTAGCTAGCGGGGCAATAGTGAGATGTCGCCAACTATTATTCTTTGTTTATTTCCAGCTACAAAAGCAAGTTAGTACATGCATTTGTGCTGAACTAGTGTGCGTTTTAGTCGTACTTGAAAGCTGGTTTTATTAGCCTGGCGAAATTAGCTAGCATCATTTCCCCAAACGAGTTGATCAGTTGCGACTCAAAACTGGATAAACTGTTATGCAGTAACGTTTTATCTCGTTGATTTATAAAGTATGCGTACACCCGTGTATGAAATGGTGGACCTTGGATTTTGCCTTCGAGGTATCACTCTCATTTCAATTCGCTTTGCAAGGCTAGAGTCAGTTTGTTACCAGATGAAACTTGGGTCACAAGTCCTCCTGTAACACGTTAAGCTTATTCAGGTTAGAGCAGAGGCTTGATGTGACATATGGTATATCTACAGTAACCGTAGGAACCGCCttaaaactgtaaaaagaaATAGGATATTGCATATCTTTGCATTTGTCTCTAATTGGTCTGAAAACTTTTCCATTACAGTTAGATTGTTTAACTTTTAAAAATGCTGATTAAAAccgggttttttttcttttttatcaaaATTCTCCAGCTAGTCTTGCCTCCCTGACCAtgaagtgatgatgatgatgatggtgatgctGGTGATGAATGTGTAAGAAGAACGCCCCTGTGGTCCCTTTGCTGCACCGCACACTTCCTCATGGATTCCAGCAATGATGAGGCCCTCGACATCATTGTCACCAACGTGGTGGCGACATTCAGGACCAGATGTCACCTTAACCTGCGCACCATTGCCTTAGAGGGAATCAACGTCGTCTACAAGCCTGAAGTAGGGGTAAGGAAACCGAGGTTTGGGGCTGTAAGAGAACCATTCTTGTTGAAACCTGGGTGTTAAATTGAAAGAGGAAGCTAAACGGAGTGTTTTGGAGGTTTGAAAGTTTGTCATTTTCCTTGTTTTCAGAAGGTGCTGATGAAACTACGTAAACCCAAGATAACAGCCTCAATCTGGTCCTCAGGGAAAATAATCTGCACTGGAGCAACAAGGTAGACAGACATTGCACAGAATGATTCTACATCGATGCACTAATCAGTATCTGACTAGATTTTAtaggaaaaaaaagcttctcaaaataatagtTTACTATTTGAAGCGGGCCATTAATTTTTTGTGGCTACCGACATGTTTGTTCAGCTCCTTTATTGTTGACATGGTACCTATCAACCTCTAGTAATGCGGTGTCTCACCTATCACGGATATCTTTGGGATAATGCCCAGCGAGATGTCCACAGCTCAGAGGACGCTTGTACCTTTTGGATGTTACGGTCGCCATCTTGTGGTGTTCAAAAGATAAATTGATATAGTCAGTGTTgtgtctgatttatttatttatttttctcatatCATTTATTTGTAACGTCGAGTTTTTCGCATCCATCACAGTCGTCATAGTCTCCAAATAGGTGTCTGTATCTAATTTGATGTTAGCTTGTTAACATAATACACTAACTTGTATGTAGAGGCTTTGTGTGCATCGCTGTTGCTACGGTTACCTGCTTTTGACGCAGGCTGTACTGCCACATTCATGTAGAGCTGTGAGAGTTTCATTGTAACTACGTAGTAGTTATTGTCAGAAAGAAATGGATGACCTGCAGTCAATCACAAGTGAgtaattacacttttttttttagaaagaaaaaggacATTAACAGTAAAGGCAAATCCAGCACCAATATTAAAACAGTGTTCAGACTGATGGCAGGAGTTTTAAATGGTTTCAAGCTTGCTGTCTGTGTTCCTAAAGTATAACAGTGTGATTTGCAGTCACTcattcctcttcttctctttttcagtgAGGATGACGCAAAGATTGGTGCTCGCAGGTTAGCACGTTGTCTGCAAAAACTGGGTTTCAAGGTGAGAATAACCACATACAGTAGCTGCTTTCCAACACCTTTCGTTCAGGTACCATTTTGTTCTTTTAGAGCTGAAGTGCAGTCATAAACGGCGAGATGCAGCAACTTATGGTGTCGAGTTGCCAAGTTGATTTTAAAGTCTAGGATGGAAATGCAAACTTAAACCCGACCTGAACTAACAGTAAAGCTGTCTATGTGGGCAAATCATCTTGCTTAGAGAGGTCAGTGTGTAATTGCTTTGTAATGTAAGAGTTGGCTGTGTAATAGTCTAATCTGAACACATGTCGCACAAATATTGTTTTATccagtttgagttcaagtttcTAACAAAAGTATTTTCCTCATAGTCCATAAACTTGTTCATATATCACAGAGAATTCACACATTATAacccaaaatgttttttaaaaagtagaCTAAAAAGCAAAACTAACTAAATTCATGACAACGGTTGTTGGTATAGGCACAAATTAAGCTTTCGTGTGATATGTGGTACCTGCTCTCGCTTGTCAAAATGTCCTTGTGGATGCATTGATGTGTATGTCGTCTTTTCAGGTGAGGTTCTCAGCTTTCAGAGTCGTCAATGTGCTGGCAGTGTGCTCCATGCCATTTGCAATCCACCTTGTAGACTTCACGAAGAACAACCGGCCCATTGCCAGGTAATGCAGTGGTGTCGATCACAATGAATGTTTTTGACCCCACCTTTTCTCCTCGGAAAACCGCTGGGCAACATTTAGATGTCATCTGTTGCACTGGCTGTGGTTTCTCTCTGTGCTCTTGCTTGGAAGGTCGATTATCTTCCACGTTTACTTTGGTTCACCAGGTTTAACATGCGCATTGTGACCAAATAGTGAAAAATGTCAAGATTATTTGTCATTTGCGAAGTTGATAGGCCCCCTGACACTGTCACACTTTGTTTTTACTATGCATAGGATGACCTCTAGTGGTTGAATGCATTTGCCAATGCCGTTGAGAAGGCAGGCTGAAGATGTTGGTGTGGTCAGTGGTTCAGCCTCTGAAACTGTTCTGTATGAAGAACTAGAATGTGTAACGTTTGTCACGAGTGTAATTTTATTGTATGTTTACTGCAAACTGTACTGGAAAGCTGGTGTGTTCAAccatctttttgtttgtatttcagtTATGAACCCGAgctccatcctgctgctacgtATAGGATCAAAAATCTAAAGGCCACCATACAAGTGTTTTCTACAGGCAGCGTCACAGTTACAGGTATGTCGCTCTCACACAAACACGCTTGCCCTACTTTTATATACAGCTAGAGGGCACACCAGCTTAAAGAGATCAAGGCCATAATTCTCTTTTATAGTCTGTTTCCAGGAGAGCAGTTTGTAAACAGCCGGAATTCCTTAAATAATATTTTCTAGAGTGAAGTTTGTGCCCCGTTTGtatgtgtggggaaaaaaagttaagCATAGGACTAAGCTTCATCCAAACTATGGAAGTTCTGATgtttttgcttttgtgatgCTAATGATCACCCAGATGTGGTTTCATTGTTTAAGCAcagcattattttttttctttattatcatATTCTCATTCTCACACAGTCTCTCACTCGCCCCTTTCACATGTTTATTTAGGACCAAATGTGCAGAATGTGGCGACAGCAGTGGAGCAGGCCTACCCACTTCTGTTTGAGTGTCGGAAGCCCCTCTGCAAGTGAAGGAAAAGAAAGCACAAGAGGACATAGGATATCATTTAAAGTGAACTTGAGACCGATGGGGCAGCATCTCATCTTTGGACTGATTTGCTGTTTTTATCACTATGTGGAAACGGCCACAAAAGTCTAAACTAACTGACTAACAGACCGGACTTGGATCTACTACGTTTTAATGGCCCTACCTGGAGTTTGGGAAAATGATCTGCTCTTTCTCATAATTTGCTTTGGGTGTTTATGCATGGACACGCCAAAAacgtttttatatatatatatatatatatatatatataaagacagAGAAGCCCCTTCCCTTACTTTGTATACAAGTTGTTCTTTTATCTTTTCTCTGAAAGAATCTCCGTCCATGATCTGTTTTTAAAGGTGA is part of the Odontesthes bonariensis isolate fOdoBon6 chromosome 24, fOdoBon6.hap1, whole genome shotgun sequence genome and harbors:
- the tbpl1 gene encoding TATA box-binding protein-like 1; amino-acid sequence: MDSSNDEALDIIVTNVVATFRTRCHLNLRTIALEGINVVYKPEVGKVLMKLRKPKITASIWSSGKIICTGATSEDDAKIGARRLARCLQKLGFKVRFSAFRVVNVLAVCSMPFAIHLVDFTKNNRPIASYEPELHPAATYRIKNLKATIQVFSTGSVTVTGPNVQNVATAVEQAYPLLFECRKPLCK